Proteins encoded within one genomic window of Suricata suricatta isolate VVHF042 chromosome 17, meerkat_22Aug2017_6uvM2_HiC, whole genome shotgun sequence:
- the ATP5MC1 gene encoding ATP synthase F(0) complex subunit C1, mitochondrial, whose amino-acid sequence MQATGALLIPSALIRCCTRDLIRPVSASFLSRSEIPSQQPSYSNAPLQVARREFQTSAVSRDIDTAAKFIGAGAATVGVAGSGAGIGTVFGSLIIGYARNPSLKQQLFSYAILGFALSEAMGLFCLMVAFLILFAM is encoded by the exons ATGCAGGCCACCGGGGCACTTCTCATTCCTTCTGCTCTG ATCCGCTGTTGTACCAGGGATCTCATCAGGCCTGTGTCTGCATCCTTCTTGAGTAGATCAGAGATCCCGTCTCAACAG CCATCCTATAGCAACGCCCCGCTCCAGGTGGCCCGACGGGAGTTCCAGACCAGTGCCGTCTCCCGGGACATCGACACGGCAGCCAAGTTTATTGGTGCCGGGGCTGCCACGGTCGGTGTGGCTGGTTCAGGGGCCGGCATTGGAACAGTGTTTGGCAGTTTGATCATTGGCTATGCCAG GAACCCGTCTCTCAAGCAGCAGCTCTTCTCCTACGCCATTCTGGGCTTTGCCCTGTCTGAGGCCATGGGGCTCTTCTGTTTGATGGTTGCCTTCCTCATCCTCTTCGCCATGTGA